The proteins below come from a single Benincasa hispida cultivar B227 chromosome 4, ASM972705v1, whole genome shotgun sequence genomic window:
- the LOC120075108 gene encoding transcription and mRNA export factor ENY2: MRASINRPPTPEPEDDREHHPTFQETINIKLIESGEKERLKELLRERLIECGWKDEMKALCRAYVRKKGRNNVSVDDLVQVITPKGRASVPDSVKAELLQRIRSFLASTAI, encoded by the exons AT GAGGGCTTCCATTAATCGACCTCCGACGCCTGAACCGGAGGATGATCGAGAGCACCACCCCACTTTTCAAGAAACAATCAACATCAAG CTGATTGAAAGTGGCGAAAAAGAGCGGTTGAAAGAGCTCTTGAGAGAAAGGCTCATTGAATGCGGTTGGAAAGATGAGATGAAAGCACTTTGCAG GGCATATGTAAGGAAGAAAGGAAGGAACAATGTTAGCGTTGATGACCTTGTGCAGGTCATTACTCCAAAAGGCAGAG CCTCAGTTCCAGATTCAGTGAAAGCCGAGCTGCTGCAGCGCATCCGATCTTTCCTTGCATCAACAGCCATCTGA
- the LOC120075092 gene encoding uncharacterized protein LOC120075092, with amino-acid sequence MDDDRRSYYGNSSMEIQKYYGPPKIQESVKKGKSISGSSSKSWRFVADPEFQRKKRVASYKMYSVEGKMKGSFRKSFKWLKDKYTQMLYGWW; translated from the coding sequence atggaTGATGACAGAAGAAGCTATTATGGAAACTCATCTATGGAGATTCAGAAGTATTATGGGCCACCAAAGATCCAAGAATCTGTGAAGAAAGGGAAAAGCATTTCTGGGTCATCTTCAAAATCATGGAGATTTGTTGCAGACCCTGaatttcaaaggaaaaaaagagtTGCAAGTTACAAGATGTATTCTGTTGAAGGCAAGATGAAAGGATCCTTTAGAAAGAGCTTCAAATGGCTTAAGGATAAGTATACCCAAATGCTTTATGGCTGGTGGTGA
- the LOC120075325 gene encoding kinetochore protein NDC80 homolog, with amino-acid sequence MKMKRTGCRHRKGSFNPPPPPTPQFRRDSDVSFASSRPSSIGMARPAAASSSINMYKERAVQISAVNSINSSLKELFSHSFNVTFKPFSPPSLKDLTDTIHLLLQCLDYHSTKLEDDLPIILKSLGYPFKINKSILKNPPAPHQWYQILALLHWLVQVSVYNYNLANDSNSFITGNDVNIYALNNYVQYIRGDDDLVEALDQEFMERLKKERDDVVVSLKELEEEVKELEAKAEALWSNPSQREILEKQQSLLEEDVKKFHTMIAGYSEKMQEIKKNLEEKEKELEVKVQENKKICEEHGELRKRVDSQMFNNRDVVRMRRELQAVERDISDAEVSRNVWEEKTWDLHAAMGNKFKELEVMAIECNQAMRRLKLDNCHQYFLNAKGSTPTDVMGIDYKTTVKPALDSFVEDIKKSSMVKLDDLISLRKQSSENTAKIESRHNEIASLQSHIHEVETQLNSLKDEIRDHALRCSTESKKMVEDVQQKAHNLDLVEREALETLKNAKLKHEEAIKQGEEEIQICARELVSCVDSVSEYKEFVSFKISDMKSYLSNIAVGISEAYKNSLPALQNSAFEFPTSLLELLSATRL; translated from the exons atgaagatgaagagaacCGGCTGCCGCCATCGAAAGGGGTCTTTCAATCCTCCGCCGCCGCCTACTCCTCAATTCCGCCGCGATTCCGATGTCAGCTTTGCCAGTAGCCGCCCTTCTTCCATCGGAATGGCTCGTCCTGCCGCCGCCTCCTCCTCCATCAATATGTACAAAGAGCGAGCTGTTCAAATTTCCGCTGTCAACTCCATCAATTCGTCTCTCAAGGAGCTCTTCTCTCACTCCTTCAACGTAACATTCAAACCCTTCTCTCCTCCTTCCCTCAAAGATCTCACTGATACCATCCATTTGCTTCTTCAATGTCTCGATTATCACTCGACTAAGCTTGAGGATGATCTCCCCATTATCCTCAAATCTCTTGGTTATCccttcaaaatcaataaaagCATCCTCAAGAACCCCCCTGCTCCTCATCAGTGGTACCAAATTCTTGCCCTACTTCACTGGCTTGTGCAGGTTTCTGTTTATAACTATAACCTTGCAAACGATTCGAATTCGTTTATTACGGGTAACGATGTGAATATATATGCGCTGAATAACTATGTACAATATATACGTGGGGATGATGATTTGGTGGAGGCTTTGGATCAGGAGTTTATGGAGCGGTTGAAGAAAGAGAGGGATGATGTTGTTGTAAGCTTGAAGGAATTAGAGGAGGAAGTTAAGGAGCTCGAAGCAAAAGCTGAGGCCTTGTGGTCGAATCCCTCGCAGAGGGAGATTCTTGAGAAGCAGCAGAGTCTGCTTGAAGAGGATGTGAAGAAGTTCCATACAATGATCGCTGGGTACAGTGAGAAGATGCAGGAAATTAAGAAGAATttggaggaaaaggaaaaggagtTGGAAGTTAAAGTGCAGGAGAACAAGAAGATTTGTGAAGAGCATGGAGAGCTGAGGAAGAGGGTGGATTCTCAGATGTTTAATAATAGAGATGTGGTAAGGATGAGGAGAGAATTGCAAGCTGTGGAGAGGGATATCAGTGATGCCGAAGTCTCCAGGAACGTGTGGGAGGAGAAGACATGGGATCTTCATGCAGCTATGGGGAATAAATTTAAGGAGCTTGAGGTCATGGCTATAGAATGTAACCAGGCTATGAGGAG ATTAAAGCTCGATAATTGTCATCAGTATTTCCTGAATGCAAAGGGGTCAACACCAACTGATGTGATGGGGATTGACTATAAGACAACCGTTAAGCCTGCACTCGATTCCTTTGTAGAGGACATAAAAAAAAGTTCCATGGTGAAGTTGGACGATTTGATTTCTCTCAGGAAACAATCAAGTGAAAATACTGCTAAAATTGAGTCGAGACACAATGAAATAGCTTCCCTTCAATCCCATATTCATGAA GTTGAAACACAACTAAACTCCTTAAAAGATGAAATACGAGATCATGCATTGAGATGCTCCACAGAATCTAAGAAGATGGTTGAGGATGTTCAACAAAAAGCTCATAACTTAGATCTGGTGGAAAGAGAAGCATTGGAGACTTTGAAG AATGCCAAATTGAAGCATGAGGAAGCAataaagcaaggagaagaagaaattcaAATATGTGCTCGTGAACTAGTTTCATGTGTTGACTCTGTCTCAGAATATAAAGAATTTGTTAGTTTCAAAATTTCAGATATGAAGAGCTACCTCTCCAACATTGCTGTCGGTATCTCTGAGGCTTACAAAAATTCTTTGCCTGCCCTGCAGAATTCG GCGTTTGAGTTTCCAACAAGCCTGCTAGAACTTTTATCGGCCACCCGACTCTGA